Part of the Caulifigura coniformis genome, TCAGTCGTTCTTCAAAGGCGAAGTCCACGTCGGCGCCATGTGGCAGGACACCGATCAGACCGTCGAGCTGACGATCGACCATCCGCTGCTGGGAAACGGTCTGCATGTCGAAGTGGATCAGTACGAACCGAACCCGTGGAACTTCCTGGTCGGCGGAATGTGGGCGATCGACGAACGACTGCAGCTGACCGTGGAAGGCGGCATGGGCGGGCGAAGCTATATCGTGTCGGGCATCACCGTTCGATTCTGAACGCGCCGACTTCGGAGGACGAAAACAACCAGAGGGCGGAGCAACGTGGTTGCTCCGCCCTCGATCGGTTCTCATAAACCCTTGCGAGAGTTTCTACTTACCAGCGCCCGTTGTGGAGAGGGCGTCGAGGGCGTCACCCGCGGTAAAGCTCGCCGGCTTCTGCCGGGGCGGGAACTCCTTGAACGTCGCGATCATGTTGGCCACGGCGTCCTGAGCCGGAACCATCACGTAGGCCCGGTGGTAGAACCAATCCTCATAACCGACGCCGTCATCCCCCTTCTCATAGGGATCGACCTTGAGATCGAAGAGAACCGGCAGACGCGTCTTGACGAACGGGTTCTTCCAGACGTCGAGCCCTTTCGCTTCCTGGATCATGAAGTGCACTTTGAACCGCTCGTTACGGAGCGCGAGCAGGTCGCCGTCGTCGCTGAAGTAGAAGAACGCCTTGCGGGCACTCTTGTCGGATTTGCCCGAGAGGTAGTCCATCTGATCGAAGCCGTCGAGGTGCACCTTGAACGACTTCTCACCCGCCTTCGTCCCTTTGACGAGCTGATCCTTCACATCCGGATTGCCGGCCGCGGCGAGCAGCGTCGGGAACCAGTCTTCCGAGGAGACGAGTTCCTTGTACACCGTGCCCGGTTTCACCACGCCCGGCCAGCGGATCATTGCTGGCACGCGCCAGCCGCCGTCCCAGTTCGTGTTCTTCTCACTCCGAAATGGCGTAAAGCCGCCATCGGGGAACATGCAGGTCATCGGGCCGTTGTCCGTCGTGTAGATCACGATCGTGTTTTCCTTGACGCCCAGCTTGTCCACGTAATCGAGCAGCTTGCCGATAATGGCGTCGTGCTCGACCATCCCGTCGGCGTAGAACCCGAGCCCCGTCTTGCCAAGGTTCTCCGGCCTGACGTGGGTGTAGTTATGCATCCGCGTGGTGTTGAACCAGCAGAAGAACGGCTTCTTCGCCTTGACCTGGCGGTCGAGAAAATCCGAAGCCTTGGCCAGCACTTCCTCGTCGACCGTCTCCATCCGCTTCTTGGTCAGCGGGCCCGTGTCGGTAATCTTGCCGTCCGAGGTTGATTGAATCACGCCGCGCGGGCCGTACTTCTTCTTGAACTCCGGATCCTTCGGGTAGTCAGAATTCTCCGGCTCCTCTTCCGCGTTGAGGTGATAGAGGTTGCCGAAGAACTCGTCGAAACCATGCGCCGTCGGGAGGAACTCATCTCGATCGCCGAGGTGGTTCTTGCCGAACTGCCCGGTCGCATAGCCAAGCGGCTTGAGCATCTCGGCAATGGTCGGATCTTCCTTCTGCAGACCCAGTTTCGCCCCGGGCAGGCCGACCTTGGACAGCCCCGTGCGGAACGGCATCTGACCGGTGATGAATGCCGATCGGCCGGCCGTGCAGCTCTGCTGGGCGTAGTACGTCACCAGCTTGCCGCCTTCTTTGGCGAGTCGGTCGATGTTGGGCGTGTCGTAGCCCATCACTCCGTTGTTGAACGCGCTGAGATTTCCGTAGCCCACGTCGTCACCGAAGATGACGAGGATATTGGGCTTCTTGCCGGCCTCCTGCGCCGACAACGTCGGCATGGCTGCCGTGAATGACAGCATGGCGGCCGCAAACAGGGCCAGGTGCTTTCGCATGATCTCGATCTCCTTTCCGGGAGTGGTTGAAGCGGGTTGATCTGACGAGGAGCAGGTCGATGACATCAGGGGCGCGTGAATGTCGACAAGAGTGAAAGAAACCCCAGCATCCCGCGTGGGAATGAAGGGGCGGTCTGACTCTGATGAACTTTCGACGAACGTCGGGGGGTGGATTGTTGCGTTCCAGTGTGAGTGACGTTGATAATCTCGAAGCAGTCATCGAATCGGCTATGCAGATTCGGCCAAATATCGTTCCTGCGGGCCGCGGAGGGGTGCGATGCAGCGAGTCTTCGCCGACTTCGAAGCCTTCGAAGAGGCGGTCCAGCATGCCGAGATCCGGATGACGCTGCTCAGACGTCCCCGGCCCCGCTGGGTCGTGGGCGGGCTGAACGTCGGGTCGATGCATCTCCAATGGGGCGCCACCGGCGGACGCATGGTGACTGAGGGGGCGGTCGTCCCTGGCGGCTATGCGATCTACATGCCGCTCAACCGTTTCGCGACAAATAAGGTCAACGGTCAGCAGCTCGATGCTGGATCGCTGATGATCGCCGGATCCGGATCGGAATTCTGTATTGCCGGCGACGATGCCTATGACTGGTGCTCGGTTTTCATCCCGGGCCGTTTCGCCGCCGGCGAAGACACATCGAACTCCGAGCCGCTTCGTCGCGGGTGTCGCGTCGTCCATGTCGGTCGCGATCCATTGCGCCGCATCCGCCGAATGGTGCGATCGCTGATGAGGCTCGACGCCATGCTGATCGGCAGCATCCGCCAGGCGGCCTGCCGCGTTGCCCAGGACGCGTTCCGGAATCTCGCACGGAACGCGATCCGCGCCGCCGGGCAGTCTCCCGGTCTCGTTCGCGGACGACCATTGGCGGACCGCCAGGACGTTCTGGAACACGCCAGAGAACACGGCTGCGAATGTTCGTTCGCCGTCCCGGAGATGGCGGCCTCGGCACACGTCTCAGAACGAACCCTCCGCCGTGCGTTTCAGGATTGGTTCGGAATCAGTCCCGCGCGATACTCACGGCTGAGGAAATTCCACCACGCCCGTGAAGCACTGCGGGTGGCCGATCCCTCAGAGTCCAGCGTGACGGAAGTCCTCGCGGAGTGCGGCATCTTCGAGTTCGGACGCTTTGCCGGTGAGTACCGCAGGTTATTCGGAGAGCTTCCGTCCCAGACTCATCTCCGTCTCTACGACTGAAACATTGTTGCCAGAGCCTTTCCTTCCCGGCCGTCGTTACACGCTTGCGGCTTCCTGAATCACGCGATGGACGTGTTTCAGGGTGACCGCCAGCACCACCAGAGCGCAACCGGTCGTCAGAAGGTCGACTCCGACAAACACGCCCACTGCCCAGAGCCCGGAGAGGGGCCATTGGCTCCAGATCATCCAGCCCAGAGCCATGGCGATGAGGCCGCTGATCAGCATGGCGATCCAGCCGGCGGCCGGCCTGTAGGAGAACGACATGATGATTTTCCAGAGGCCTTCGACGCCAAGAAACAGCGCCAACATGAGCGTCAGGGTTTCGAGCCCGAGGATCGGGTGAGCGAGAACCGCCAGTCCGGCCAGCAGGATCAAGGTTCCCAGAACCAAAGGGGCCGTCTTGTGAGTCCAGCCCTCGCTACGCACGCCCTGAAAAATCTGAGCGCCGCCCGCAACGGAAAGAATCGCCCCGATCACGATCACCACGGCCTTCCCGGCGACGGCCGGACTGACCATTGAAAAGCCCCCCGCAATCATCAGCACAATTCCGGAAAGCATCAGCCGGGTTGTCCCGGGCGTTCGTGAATCGTTCATAGATTTTCCTGTGATGTAACATCCATGGTGAGCATTCACTGCAGCGCAGCAACTCTGAAGATGCGAGGAACGTCACGTCCGCTCAACTGTGACGCTCATGATTGTTCCCTGAATCGCAGAGGGCGCGACATGTGCCTCCGAGAAGTTTGCTCCGAGATCGAGGATTCTCCTTGGCGGCGGGTCAGACCAGCATGTAAGCCATGCTCACTCCAGCCATTGGCGTCTGCTCGACGGTACTCACCGCCTTGGACACTGGACCACCAGTGGCATCCTGAACCGATGGCGCAACGATGATCGCCTTCGATCGAGGGGGAATCAGAGGCCGAAGCGACGTCGTATCGGGGATCGCGATTCAATACTGAACTCGCAGCATTCCTGATGAGTGATGGAGTATCGCACGTAAGAAAAGCGAGTCGCCATCTGCACTGTACCATCGTCTCTCAATGATTTGCGATGACAACGACGGCTGCCCTGCGTCCTGTCGCCACCGGACACAGGGCAGCCGTGAGAGAATCTGAGGACGACGACCCGACTCTCGGCACATCGCGTTGATGTTTTGACACCGTTGCTGGATGCTAACTGGTGACTGCCCTCCGAACAGGACCAGTTGGAGCCTATGCGATTCAGTCATGTCGTCCGAAACGAACGTTTCGACTTCCCCAATCTTCGGGATCTCCTGGCCAAGGCCAACGAGGAGAAATCGGGCGATCGTCTCGCCGGCGTGGCGGCAACATCGGAACGGCAGCGGGTCGCGGCGAAACTAGCCCTTGCAGACGTGCCGCTGAAAACCTTCGTCGACGATCCGGTCATCGATCCCGGCGTCGACGACGTTTCGCAACTCATTCTCGACACGCACGATCGCGCCGCGTTTTCCCCGTTCTCCTCACTCACCGTCGGCGAGTTCCGCGACTGGCTCGTCGCCGCCGACATCGATCAGCCTGTCGACTGGCCCGTGGTCCAGAAGGCCATCACGCCAGAAATGGCCGCAGCGGCCGCGCGGCTCATGAGCAACAAAGACCTGGTCACCGTTGCGAGCCGAATCCGTAACGTCACCCGCTGCCGTAACACGCTCGGCGAGCGTGGCGTTCTGGGCATTCGCCTTCAGCCCAATCACCCCGCCGATGACATCGGCGGCATCATCCTGACCACGGTGGAGGGACTGCTCTACGGCTGCGGTGACGCCGTCATCGGAATCAACCCCGTCACCGATTCCGTCGATTCCGTTTCCAGCATCCTCAGTAGCATCGATCGGTTGATCGCGAAGCTGGGAATCCCGACGCAGGCCTGCTGTCTCGCTCACGTCACGACGCAGATGCGATGCATGGAGCGCGGCGTCCCGGTGGACCTCGTCTTCCAATCCGTCGCCGGGACCCAGGAGGCCAATGCCTCGTTCGGCGTCACGCTGTCGCAGCTTCGCGAAGCCCGGGAGATGGCGATCGAGCAGCATCGGCGGCGCGACGTTCCCTGGATTGGCGAGCAGGTCATGTACTTTGAAACCGGCCAGGGGAGCGCCCTCTCCGCCGAGGCCCATCACGGCGTCGATCAGCTGACGCTGGAGGCCCGCGCCTACGCCGTCGCCCGCGCCTTCGATCCCTTCCTGGTGAACACCGTCGTGGGATTCATCGGCCCCGAGTATCTCTACGACGAGCGGCAGATCATCCGCGCGGGGCTCGAAGACCACTTCATGGGCAAGCTCCTGGGCCTGCCGATGGGCTGTGACGTCTGTTACACGAACCACGCCGAGGCCGACCAGAACTCCGCCGATAACCTGCTGGTGCTCCTTTCCGCCGCCGGGTGCAACTATTTCATGGGCGTCCCCTGCGGCGACGACGTAATGCTCAGCTATCAATCGACAAGCTTCCACGACGCTGCTGCGATGCGCCAGCTCTTCGGGCTTCGTCCGGCGCCGGAGTTCGCGGCATGGCTCACCAGGAATTCGCTGACGCTCGGCGACCACCCCACGGGTGATGACTCCGCAGCCGGCCGCAAACTGCTGGCCAGCGCCATGTCTCTCGTCGATCCATGAAAGGCTCCTGTGACTGACCCCGCTCCCGATGACGTCGCCAACGTTCGGGCTCATGACGCCAAGATGCTCGGGCGCCTGGGCTACAAGCAGGAACTCGCCCGGCGGATGTCGGGTTTCTCCAACCTCGCGATTTCACTCTCGATCATCTGCGTTCTCGCCGGCGGACTGACCTCATTCCACCTCGGTTACTGCAGCGTCGGGGGAGCGGCCATTGGGATTGGATGGCCCGTCGCCTGCATGATGTCGCTCGCGGTCGCCGCAGCCATGGCTCAACTGGCCTCGGCCTTTCCCACCGCCGGCGGTCTCTATCATTGGGCCGCCATTCTCGGCGGCCGAGGCTGGGGCTGGGTGACGGCCTGGTTCAACATCGTCGGCCTCGTCACCGTGCTGGCGGCGATCAACGTCGGCGCCTTCGAGTTTCTGACGAGGGCCTTCCTGCCGGACGTCGAGCCCGGCCTTTCCCTGCAACTTTCCATCGTCGGAGTCATCACGGTTTCCCAGGCGATCCTCAACCACCTCGGGATCCGGCTGACAACGCGCCTGACCGATTTCAGCGGCTACTGGATCCTCACCGTGTCACTGGTTCTCACGGTGGTTCTGCTTGCCGTCACACGGTCCTTCGACCTGAGTCGCCTCATCACCTTTTCCAACTTCAGCGGACAGCCGGCAGATTCTCCAGTCTGGCCCGGCACCGAATCGATCGCCTGGCTCTTCGCCCTCGGCCTGCTCCTTCCGGCCTATACGATCACGGGTTTCGACGCCTCGGCCCACGTCGCCGAAGAGACGCTGAACGCCGATCACACCGTCCCCGTCGGAATCCTGCGTTCCGTCCTCGTCTCGGGCATCGCGGGCTGGATCATGCTCTCGGCCATCGTTCTCGCGATTCCCGATCCCGCCGAAGCGGCCGCGCAAGGCAGCACGGTGTTCTTCGGAACGCTGCGTGCCATCGTTCCTCCAGTCGTCGTCCACTTTCTCTGCGGCGCCATCGTCGTCGCGCAGTATTTGTGCGGCCTCGCGACAGTGACATCCGCCTCGCGCATGGCCTTCGCCTTTGCCCGCGACGGCGGTCTCCCCTTCTCGAACTCACTGCGGACGGTTCATCCCGATCTGAAAACGCCCGTTGCCGCGATCTGGACAGTCTCCGCCGCGTCGTTTCTCTTTACCGTCTATTCGCCCGTGTACTCCACGATCACCGCCGTCTGCACGATCTCGCTGTACATCTCGTATGTCCTCCCGATCGCGATCGGCTTCATCGTCTACCGCAAGTCGTGGAAGCAGATGGGCCCGTGGGACCTCGGCCGCTGGTTCCGACCACTGGCGCTGGTGAGCGTCCTGTACTGCACCATGTTGATTGTCATCGGCATGCAACCGCCGAACGACAAGTCGTTCATCGTCCTGTCGGGCCTCTGCGTGCTTCTCCTGATCGGGTGGTTTCTCGCTGCGCGTCGACATTTTGTTGGACCGCCCCGCATCATGCAGGAGCTGCGACACGCTCGAATGGGTGCGTCATCCCTTCCGTCTCAAGTCCCGGAGGAGGCGACGACATGAACGACTCCCTCCTTGGACCATCAGGCCACCTCGCACCGCTCCTCAACAGAATCCGCGATCAGACGCCCGCCCGCCTGTTCCACGGACGCAGCGGACTCAGTTACCGCACATCAACCCAGTTGGAACTCCGGGCCGACCACGCCGCGGCCCGCGACGCCGTTCACACGGAACTCGTGCTCGAGCGGGATTTCCCGGAGGGCTTCTTTGCGAGCCGTCCGGTCGTTGAGGTGACGAGTCAGGCCGAATCGAGGCCACAGTTCCTTGCCCGCCCCGATCTCGGGCGACGCCTCGGTCCGGCCGCTCGAGAGGCTCTCGCGCAGGCCTGCCCGCGGCAGCCCGATGTCCAGTTGGTCATCGGCGACGGGCTCTCTTCCGCAGCTGTCATCCGACAGGTTCCGGAACTCCTTCCACGTCTGGACGCCCTCATCGCCGCCCGCGGATGGCGAAGCGGGCGACTCATTCTCGTCCATCGCTGCCGCGTGGGCGTCATGAATGAAATTGGAGAATGGATTGCGCCCGGCGTCGTCGTCCTTCTGATCGGAGAACGTCCTGGCCTGGCGACCGCGGAAAGCCTCTCGGCCTATCTCGCATACCGACCGCGCGAAGGGGACAACGATTCCCGGCGGAATCTCATTTCGAACATCCATGCTCGCGGCACGGGCCCGGAGACGGCGGCCAACCGCATTGCAAACCTGATTGACCAGATGCTGCTGCATCGGATCAGCGGATGTGATTTGAAGGAAGAAAGCAGTCAGAGGCTGATGGACGGGCAATTCCCCAGTATCGGGGATACGTTAGGCCGCCCGGACGTTCAACCTGCCCTCCGCGCTGGCGAAAACGTCCCGGCTCGATGTCAGGATCTCGCTGCGGCACGCGACGCAACCAATTTCCCAAAGGAAGGTTAAGGCCCAATGCCCCTTCAGGCATGCGAAGATTCTTCCCGATGCGCAACCCCTCCCGTCAGGGTGGAGAGTTCGTTCTTTGGCAACGCACACAGAGGGGGATCAGCCCCGCGAGAGAGAGTGAAAAAGCACACCAAAGTTCGTCACACATGTCACAGGTCCAGAACTCCAATGTTTCAGACGGTTCTTCGCTGTCACAGGTCGTCACAGGTCTCCCCTGGGGAGCCGGCCTCCGCGACAGCGAATGTCCACGCGCCCGAGGAGTCTTGAGGACTGCGTGGAGGGTGGTCGCGCGGGCGAGCGGCGAGGATGCAAGTCTTCCTGAACGTCCGATCGCTCAGCAACCGAAGTCTGCATAACTCGTCGCGTGGAACGGGGCCTTGTAACCTGGCAGCCGCTCAGGGATTCGACTGGCGATAAAATAGTCGTCATTCCAGGCGTCGCAGACGACCATCGAAGCTCCGAGCGTCTTGAGCATCGCATCATCCATCTGAAAGATGCGGCCCTGGTGGCCAATCATGACGAAGGCATGGTCCGCATTGTTCAGCTTGAACCATCGGATGGGCCTCGCGCCCATTTGCTTGAGTTCGACGAATGCGGTGGCGGAGAATTCTTCACAGTTGCCGCCACGCACCGTCTTCGCGAATTCGGCAATCTCCTCGGGTTTTTCGGACTTCGATCGGTCCCCAAAGGCAACGATCGGCGATCCCTTGAAGAAGTCGCTCGCGCGGTTTGGGGCGCCTCTGTCCAGCGCGACCCGTGTTTTGAAGACGGCCAGTTTCGCCCAGGCCAGGTATTGTTCGATCAGCTTGCCGGGCGTCAGTCCCGGCATCGAGGTCGACCCGCTGAAGTAGGCTGCGATGTTGTTGCGCTGATCCTCGGGGAGTTGGGCCAGGATTTCCGCATTCCGTGCGGCAAACTGGTCGTAGGTGGTCTGGTGTCCGTTCTTCGCCATCACGGCGGACATCGCCACTTCCATCCTTTTGACGAAAATGCCCGCACTGTCGAGCTGCATGCGGTACTGGCCGACATTCGGAAGAAATTCTTCTCCTTGAGGAGTGCGTCCAGGGTCTCCAGGATGTCGACCATTGAGGCCCCGTTCAGTCGCCGGAACAGGCCTCTGATATCTCCCGGCACGTAAACGAATGCCTGTCGATCAACCATGGGTCGTCTCCAGTTCGCCAAACCGCGGGCCGCGCCTGCCGTTTGAAAGTAGACATGCCGATGCACGGTGTCGAGCGACGATGTCGGGGGACGGCTGGCGACTGGATGGTCCAATCTCGTGATCGTGAAGTCAGGAGACCTGGACCACTACGACTTCCACCTCAAGAAGGACTCGGTCACAGTCGGATACGGTGATGTCGTCACTGAAGGGATGGAACTCGGCCGCGTCGGGAATACCGGGGCGTCATCGGCGCCCCACCTCCACTTCGGCGTTCATGCGATCGATCCCGCCGGTGTGCTGCGTCCTGTCGCGATCTCGATTCGGGACGACCTTCAGGTTCCAATGAACGACCACGCCATCGAAGTGACCTGAGACGGGAACACGGGCCGGAGTGGCCCGATCTACATCATCCCACGGCCTTTGAGTTCGGCGACGACTGACTGGACGATGCGGGAGATCTCGTCCGGCTGCACCTTGCCGGCCTGGGGAGGCGTCGACCACACGTCGACTGGCGTGCACCCCTTGACCGGCTGATCGGCGAATCCGTGGGCCGCGAGCAGGCACTGAAGAGTATTACTCAGGGCCGAGAGATCGGCATGCTGCTTCTCTGACAGGGGCTGACGGCCCTGCCCCATCTGGAAGCCGCGGAGCGTGACGGCGGCACGGAAGCCGTCAGGGAATTCCGCTTGGTAGAGCATCGTGTCGAAGAGGGTCACCAGGTCGTACTGCAGGTCGCGGGCGTCGTCGAGTTGTCGCGCCAGGGTCAGCTCATAGAGCTTGCGGGTCAACTCGGGGACGACGCCGCTGGAGGCATTGGTTCCACCGTCGCAGCCAACCAGGAGCAGCGGCATGAGCGCTGCGTCCCAGCCGGTGAGGAAGCTGAACTCAGGGCGATTCGGGCGAACCGCCTTGATCATGCGGATCATGTGCGGGATGTCGCCAGAGGAATCCTTGATGGCGATGATCCGCTCGCATTCCTCGGCGAGGCGCTGAACGGTCGGGACGTCGATCGGGCTCGCAAAGAGCGGGATGTTGTAGAGCGTGACGTCGATCGGGGTGTTGCGGCCGATTTCCTTGAAATAGGCGTACACCGAGCCCGGGCTGAGCTTGTAGTAGAAGGGGGCGACGATGGCGACGGCCCGCACGCCGAGGTCGGCATAGTACTCGCAGGCGGCGAGGGTTTCCCTGACGTTGGCTTCCGCGGCTCCGGCGAGGATGGGAACGCGGCCGCGGGTCTGGTCGGCGACGATCGCGCCGATCCGGCGACGTTCCTCGGGCGTGAAGCGGGTGAATTCCCCGGTGGAGCCATTGGGATAGAGTCCGTGGACGCCGCGGTCGATCAGCCAGTCGACGTAGCGACGGAGTTCGCCTTCGTTGATCCCGCCGTCAGCCTGATACGGAACGAGGTTGGGAGTAAAAATTCCCTGAAGTCGACTTCCGGACATGATTAGGCGGTTTGGCGAAAGTGCGGGACGAGTGAGGACTGAGTTTTACCGACTCGGATTTCTCGGGAGAACGGCAGCTGGGCGGGATCAGCCGCAGTTTCATTGCGACACAACTTACGGTTCGTCCGGGTCGTTCCAAAACTCCAGTGGGAATCGAGAGAGTCTGATGGTGACTGTTCGCAGGGGAGAGACGGGGCGCGGGTGGCTCCTGGAAACGGACCTGTGGGTCCCGCAGCAACGCGAGACGGTGTTTTCGCTGTTCGCGGATGCGTTTCAGCTGGAGGCCATCACTCCGCCGTGGTTGAATTTCGAGGTGATCACGCCACGGCCGATCGCGATCGCGGCGGGGACCCGGATTGACTACCGCCTGAGGCTGCATGGCATTCCGATTCGCTGGCAGTCGGAAATCACTGTGTGGGAGCCGCCGTTTCGATTCGTGGATGAACAGCGTCGTGGGCCGTACCGCTGGTGGCGGCATGAGCACGTTTTCGAAGAACTGGACGGTGGAACCGTGTGCCACGACCGGGTGGAATACGGCGTGCCGGGGGGCTGGCTCGCGAACCGACTGTTCGTGGAACGGGACGTGAAGCGAATCTTCGAGTACCGGCGGGAGGTGATTCCGCGGGTGCTCGAACAGTCGGTCTCAACGCGCGGAGGACGCGACGTCAGCGGGCGAGCCTGATGTCGGGGCGGGGCCGGAGGCGAAGCTTTTCTGCGTCACGCTCCTGAAGCAGACTGGCGACTTCAGTAATGGGCCGGCCGTCGGGAAGCTGAAAAGAGGGCAGCACTTCGCTGAGGGGGATCGCGAGAAAAACCCGTTCGGCGATGTCAGGATCGGGCAGGGCCTTCCCGGCGACCGATTGCGGCGGTCCCGGGACCACCGCGAGATCGAGATCGATCGTGCGGGCCGCGTTCTTGTTCCGCGGATCGCGGACGCGGCCCAGGCGCGCCTCGATCTCGTTCAGGTGCCGCAGGAATTCGATGGGATTCGAAGCTGTCTCGAGCAATACAGCAGCATTGCAGAAGTCGGCCTGGGTCGTGTCTCCGACGGCGGCGGTCTGCCAGACGGATGAAACGGCCAGAATCCGGCCCATTCCTGAGAGTTCCCCGACCGCGGCGGGGAGATTGCGCTCGGGGGCGATGTTCGAACCGAGCATCACCACGACGATCCCGGTCGACAGCCCGGCGGGATCAGGACCGGGGCTGGAAGTCATTTCGATTTCGCTCGATGCAGACTCCGACGGTTCGGGAGAACCGCAGCGCGCCTGGCTTTCGGAGATGAACTCTCACGCGCTCGACACGGGGTTCACGAAGGCACAGCCGGGCGATCTCCTCGGCCAGCTTCTCGACAAGGTGGAAGCTCGACTGCTCGACGAACGCAATCACGGACTTGGTGATGGTGCGGTAGTTGACGGCGTCGTCGATGGAGTCGGTGCGGGCCGCTGGCCGGAGGTCGGTGTCGAGCCGCAGAGAGATGACGACATCCTGTCGGTTCTCGCGTTCCTCAGGATTGACGCCGATGATGGTGCGGACGAGCAGATCTTCGATTTCGATGAAGTCGGTCATGATGTGGCGTCGGCGAGGCTGCCGACCAACCGGCGACGGGTTCGCCGTTTCACAGTAAGAATACAGAAAGGCGCGTTCTCCGCGCCGGGAATCATCATGCCACGGAGGCGGTGCGAATCACAGTTCCTCGCCGCCCGTGACGTGAAGAACCTCGCCATTGATAAATTCCGACTTCAACAGGTAGGCGACCGCGTTCGCGACGTCGGAGCCTCGCCCGGTTCGCTGGAGGGGATTTCGTTCGGCCATCTCCTTGAGGGCGTCTTTCCCGGCCCCCGGCGGAGGGAGGATCGCTCCCGGGGCGACTGCGTTCACCTGGATTCGGGGGGCGAGTTCCTGGGCGAGCACTTTCGTAAGGGCGATCAGCCCGGCCTTGGAGACGGTGTAGGGCAAGTGTCCCGCGGGGGGCCTGAGGCCGCGCCAGTCGGCGATGTTCACGATACTGCCCTGGCGGCCTTCGGGGAGGCGTTCAGCGAATTCGCGGCAGAGAAACGCCGGGGCCTGGAGGTTAATCGCGAGGTGCCGGCGCCATCGATCTTCGGTGGTGCTGGCAAGCGTCGCCGCTTCAAAGATGGCGGCGTTGTTCACGAGAATCGAGACCGGCCCCAGCTCGCTGTTCGCACGCTCGAAGACGGCCTGGGCGGCCGCGACAGGTTCGGTGAAGCTCGCGGCGACGGCGACCGCGGCGACACCGTGACCGCGGAGTTCGCTGAGAACGCCCTGCACTTCGCCGGCATGGCTGTGGCAATGGACGCAGACATTCGCCCCCTCGAACGCGAGCTTGTGCGCGATGGCCAGTCCAAGCCGGACGGCGCCGCCGGTCACGATGGCGTTCTGTCCTCTAAGATCCATGAGCGGCCCTCTTCGTCGCGGACTCGATTCCAACGGAGCGATTCTAGACAGCGAGCGTGGAAACGATCAGCCGTGAAGGTGAACAGGGACTTAGAAACGGGATGGAAGCCAGGGCCGCAGCCTATGA contains:
- the eutC gene encoding ethanolamine ammonia-lyase subunit EutC; its protein translation is MNDSLLGPSGHLAPLLNRIRDQTPARLFHGRSGLSYRTSTQLELRADHAAARDAVHTELVLERDFPEGFFASRPVVEVTSQAESRPQFLARPDLGRRLGPAAREALAQACPRQPDVQLVIGDGLSSAAVIRQVPELLPRLDALIAARGWRSGRLILVHRCRVGVMNEIGEWIAPGVVVLLIGERPGLATAESLSAYLAYRPREGDNDSRRNLISNIHARGTGPETAANRIANLIDQMLLHRISGCDLKEESSQRLMDGQFPSIGDTLGRPDVQPALRAGENVPARCQDLAAARDATNFPKEG
- a CDS encoding arylsulfatase — protein: MRKHLALFAAAMLSFTAAMPTLSAQEAGKKPNILVIFGDDVGYGNLSAFNNGVMGYDTPNIDRLAKEGGKLVTYYAQQSCTAGRSAFITGQMPFRTGLSKVGLPGAKLGLQKEDPTIAEMLKPLGYATGQFGKNHLGDRDEFLPTAHGFDEFFGNLYHLNAEEEPENSDYPKDPEFKKKYGPRGVIQSTSDGKITDTGPLTKKRMETVDEEVLAKASDFLDRQVKAKKPFFCWFNTTRMHNYTHVRPENLGKTGLGFYADGMVEHDAIIGKLLDYVDKLGVKENTIVIYTTDNGPMTCMFPDGGFTPFRSEKNTNWDGGWRVPAMIRWPGVVKPGTVYKELVSSEDWFPTLLAAAGNPDVKDQLVKGTKAGEKSFKVHLDGFDQMDYLSGKSDKSARKAFFYFSDDGDLLALRNERFKVHFMIQEAKGLDVWKNPFVKTRLPVLFDLKVDPYEKGDDGVGYEDWFYHRAYVMVPAQDAVANMIATFKEFPPRQKPASFTAGDALDALSTTGAGK
- a CDS encoding amino acid permease; this encodes MTDPAPDDVANVRAHDAKMLGRLGYKQELARRMSGFSNLAISLSIICVLAGGLTSFHLGYCSVGGAAIGIGWPVACMMSLAVAAAMAQLASAFPTAGGLYHWAAILGGRGWGWVTAWFNIVGLVTVLAAINVGAFEFLTRAFLPDVEPGLSLQLSIVGVITVSQAILNHLGIRLTTRLTDFSGYWILTVSLVLTVVLLAVTRSFDLSRLITFSNFSGQPADSPVWPGTESIAWLFALGLLLPAYTITGFDASAHVAEETLNADHTVPVGILRSVLVSGIAGWIMLSAIVLAIPDPAEAAAQGSTVFFGTLRAIVPPVVVHFLCGAIVVAQYLCGLATVTSASRMAFAFARDGGLPFSNSLRTVHPDLKTPVAAIWTVSAASFLFTVYSPVYSTITAVCTISLYISYVLPIAIGFIVYRKSWKQMGPWDLGRWFRPLALVSVLYCTMLIVIGMQPPNDKSFIVLSGLCVLLLIGWFLAARRHFVGPPRIMQELRHARMGASSLPSQVPEEATT
- a CDS encoding M23 family metallopeptidase; the protein is MSSDDVGGRLATGWSNLVIVKSGDLDHYDFHLKKDSVTVGYGDVVTEGMELGRVGNTGASSAPHLHFGVHAIDPAGVLRPVAISIRDDLQVPMNDHAIEVT
- a CDS encoding AraC family transcriptional regulator, yielding MQRVFADFEAFEEAVQHAEIRMTLLRRPRPRWVVGGLNVGSMHLQWGATGGRMVTEGAVVPGGYAIYMPLNRFATNKVNGQQLDAGSLMIAGSGSEFCIAGDDAYDWCSVFIPGRFAAGEDTSNSEPLRRGCRVVHVGRDPLRRIRRMVRSLMRLDAMLIGSIRQAACRVAQDAFRNLARNAIRAAGQSPGLVRGRPLADRQDVLEHAREHGCECSFAVPEMAASAHVSERTLRRAFQDWFGISPARYSRLRKFHHAREALRVADPSESSVTEVLAECGIFEFGRFAGEYRRLFGELPSQTHLRLYD
- a CDS encoding ethanolamine ammonia-lyase subunit EutB, whose product is MRFSHVVRNERFDFPNLRDLLAKANEEKSGDRLAGVAATSERQRVAAKLALADVPLKTFVDDPVIDPGVDDVSQLILDTHDRAAFSPFSSLTVGEFRDWLVAADIDQPVDWPVVQKAITPEMAAAAARLMSNKDLVTVASRIRNVTRCRNTLGERGVLGIRLQPNHPADDIGGIILTTVEGLLYGCGDAVIGINPVTDSVDSVSSILSSIDRLIAKLGIPTQACCLAHVTTQMRCMERGVPVDLVFQSVAGTQEANASFGVTLSQLREAREMAIEQHRRRDVPWIGEQVMYFETGQGSALSAEAHHGVDQLTLEARAYAVARAFDPFLVNTVVGFIGPEYLYDERQIIRAGLEDHFMGKLLGLPMGCDVCYTNHAEADQNSADNLLVLLSAAGCNYFMGVPCGDDVMLSYQSTSFHDAAAMRQLFGLRPAPEFAAWLTRNSLTLGDHPTGDDSAAGRKLLASAMSLVDP
- a CDS encoding HdeD family acid-resistance protein; amino-acid sequence: MNDSRTPGTTRLMLSGIVLMIAGGFSMVSPAVAGKAVVIVIGAILSVAGGAQIFQGVRSEGWTHKTAPLVLGTLILLAGLAVLAHPILGLETLTLMLALFLGVEGLWKIIMSFSYRPAAGWIAMLISGLIAMALGWMIWSQWPLSGLWAVGVFVGVDLLTTGCALVVLAVTLKHVHRVIQEAASV